AAGGTGCTGAGCAACTCGATCGTCACGGGATCGTAGACATTCACGTGGGCGCGAAGCAGCGCCCTTCTCAACGCCGCGATGCCGACATCCATATACGCGGGTATCGCGTCCGATGACGCTTTGCCGATATAGCGGACGGGTACGCCTTCCATGGCAGTCATGTAGTCGCGTGGTTTGATGAAGCTGCCAACGGGACACCCGCCGCAATAGCCGCGATATGCACCGCCTCCACGTGGCAGCAGCGCAGCGCGGCCCTGGCCGAAAAGATGGTCGACAGCGCGGTCGAAGATCTGCTGGTGGGTCAGGAAATTCCGGCTTTCCATGATGCGGCTCCGCTGCAAGGTTTTGACGATTCATGTCTCTAGTATGGTCCGTCAACTGCGCCTTGCAATCTGCCAGAGGGGGCTCCCTCTTTGTGGGTATCGGGAGCCATCTCGGTGGCAAGCAAGCGCATTCGCGCGAACCTCCCCGGTCGCGCCAGACGTGAAAAAACCGTGTCGGGTGCCATACGGGTCTGCCTTTAGCGGGACATATTCCGGGTGACTTTTTGGAGACCGGATGTGGATGTCATGGCGAGACCTCCCATGTTTTCTGTTGACGAGGGTTGATTGATAGTGCGGCGCCGACGTCGAGCGGCGCAGCGCTACCGGAAAGGTCGCGGCCGACAACAGGATCACCGGGAGGCGCGGCACGATCAATGCCCGCGCGAGGTGTCGCGACGGTTGTGTACTACCTACAGAGTGGTATATCCCCAAGAGGGATTGCCGCGCTTTAGCGTGAAACCGATACTGTCCGCCGACTGGATGCTTATCCTGAGTTGGCCACGAATTGCCGTGACCGCCGTCTCACGCGTATTCGATCACAGCACCGTTCCCAATGAAACGATCTGACACGAGAACTTTAGTCGAGGATGTCGGGAAGAAGCGCGACGCAATGGCGGCGCTGGCGCTATATGACCATAGCATTCAATGCGGGCACAAAAGAATTGCGCTGCTTCGGTACCTGGATGCCAAAGACCTGGCGGCACCACTGACGAGACAGCACCACGCTTATGCACAGACCGTTGCCAGTTCACTAAGTGTCGGTGACATGGAATCCATTGCAAGGCAGGCCGTGGAACGGAGCCGGCAACGGTGGTCCGAAGGGGCGAAAAAGAAATGCGCGTGCAGAGCACATAGGCGTACCTGAAACTGGCCCGGTGTCATCGGGCACAGACGGACACTCATCTGTTGATCCCGTCGCGATGAACTGCGCAACGCTGGTGGCTTCATGGGAAACCAAGGGTCATCGTCATCTGCCGTTGGAGATGGGCTGTCTCCGCAACGGTCGGTCAGGGTGGCGATGTTTACGGCCTCGACTTTGTTCAAGAAGTCGAGGCCATTTTTTTTGCTTCTCTTGCTACCGCCCGCCAGTGACCGTATCCGCATGCAGGTAGTCCCCGCTCTCGATCTGCTCGACGACCATACGGCGAATGAGAGAGCAAGTCCCGGGGTGTGCGAGCACCGCCGCCTGGGTAGAGTGAGTGGCATCGAAAAAGCCGAAGCCGATACGGAGCCGCTCATGCAAGATTTCGCATTCGACACTCAAGCCACGCTGTTCAGCGGCGATGAACCACTGGGCAAAGGCCAGCGTGGGCCGGCGCCTGCAATCGCCACGCCTCAGTCGATCGAACGACGCGTCGACGCGATAGACTGGACGCATGCTTCAGCCGAACTGGACGCGCACGGCTGCGCAACGCTCGAAGGCCTGCTGAGCGCCGAAGCGTGCGACGCCCTAAGCTCCCTCTATCCGCGCGACGACCTGTATCGCAGCCGCGTCGTGATGGCGCGGCATGGCTTCGGGCGCGGCGAGTACAAATACTTCGACTACCCGCTGCCCGACGTGGTCGGCGCGTTGCGCACGGCCGTCTATCCGCGTCTCGCGCCGCTCGCGAACGCATGGAACGAAGCCATGCGCATCGACGTCCAGTTTCCGCCGACGCACGCCGCCTTCCTGCGCCGCTGTCATCAGGCCGGGCAATCGCGTCCGACGCCGCTGATCCTTCAATACACGGCTGGCGACTACAACTGCCTCCACCAGGACTTGTATGGCGAGCACGTTTTTCCTTTGCAGCTCGCGATCCTGCTGTCCGAGCCGGGCAAGGATTTCACTGGCGGTGAGTTCGTTCTGACGGAGCAGCGTCCGCGCATGCAGTCGCGCGCGGAAGTCGTGCCGCTGCGTAAGGGCGATGCAGTGATCTTTGCGGTGCATCACCGGCCCGTGCAGGGCGCGCGCGGCGCGTATCGCGTACACATGCGGCATGGCGTGAGCCGGTTGCGCTCGGGGCATCGGCATACGCTTGGGGTGATTTTTCACGACGCAAAATAGGTCTTACGACTCCGCGGTGCGCCTCGAACGCGCTGCGAACCGCTCCGACAGGTGGCCAGCAAGCGGGCCACGCCCGGCATCATCCGTCACAACGTGCTATGTTGTTTGACAGGCTTCCGGTTGCAAATCGGCACCCGAAGCCGGATATCTTCACCATCCGTATCGCGGCCACGCACGCACGGCACACTCCGTCGCCGTGCTCACGCGCTCCGCATCATCCACACGCTCGCACAACGTTCGTCATGTCCGATCTCGCCACACCGCTTCCGCGCCGCTTCGACATCAATCCGAAGCCGCTCGCCTTCTCGCTCCTTCTCATCGCGCTCGGCGCAGTCTATCTCGCGCAAACCGTCAGCGGCCGGCAGGCGGCGCTCTACGTGGTCGGCGCGCTGCTCGGCATGTCGCTGTATCACGCGGCGTTCGGCTTCACGTCCGCGTGGCGCGTGTTCATCGCCGATGGCCGCGGCGCCGGCCTGCGCGCGCAAATGCTGATGCTCGGCATCGGCGTGTTGCTGTTCTTTCCGGCGCTGTCGGCGGGGTCGCTGTTCGGCCATCCCGTCGCGGGGCTGGTGTCGCCCGCGGGCACGTCGGTGATCGTCGGCGCGTTCATGTTCGGGATCGGCATGCAGCTCGGCGGCGGCTGCGCGTCGGGCACGCTGTACACGGTCGGCGGCGGCAGCACGCGGATGCTGGTGACGCTCGCGGCGTTCATCGTGGGCTCGGTGGTCGCCACCGCGCATATGCCGTTCTGGACCGCGCTGCCGTCGCTCAAACCGACGTCGCTTGTTACAACTCTGGGCGCCAGCTGGGCGATCGCGGTCAATCTTGCCGTGTTCGCGGCGATTGCCGCGCTGACGGTCGTGATCGAAAAGCGCCGGCACGGGCGCCTCGTCGACGACGCGCCGCGCGCCGCCAACGCGTCGCCGTGGCTGCACGGACCGTGGCCGCTGTTCGCCGGCGCAGTCGCGCTCGCGTTGCTCAACTTCGCGACGCTCGCGCTGTCGGGCCGTCCGTGGGGTGTGACCTCGGCCTTTGCGCTGTGGGGCGCGAAGCTCTTCTCGCTGGCGGGCATCGACGTCGCCAGTTGGCCTTACTGGAGTTCTCACACGAATG
The Paraburkholderia terrae genome window above contains:
- a CDS encoding 2OG-Fe(II) oxygenase yields the protein MQDFAFDTQATLFSGDEPLGKGQRGPAPAIATPQSIERRVDAIDWTHASAELDAHGCATLEGLLSAEACDALSSLYPRDDLYRSRVVMARHGFGRGEYKYFDYPLPDVVGALRTAVYPRLAPLANAWNEAMRIDVQFPPTHAAFLRRCHQAGQSRPTPLILQYTAGDYNCLHQDLYGEHVFPLQLAILLSEPGKDFTGGEFVLTEQRPRMQSRAEVVPLRKGDAVIFAVHHRPVQGARGAYRVHMRHGVSRLRSGHRHTLGVIFHDAK
- a CDS encoding YeeE/YedE family protein — its product is MSDLATPLPRRFDINPKPLAFSLLLIALGAVYLAQTVSGRQAALYVVGALLGMSLYHAAFGFTSAWRVFIADGRGAGLRAQMLMLGIGVLLFFPALSAGSLFGHPVAGLVSPAGTSVIVGAFMFGIGMQLGGGCASGTLYTVGGGSTRMLVTLAAFIVGSVVATAHMPFWTALPSLKPTSLVTTLGASWAIAVNLAVFAAIAALTVVIEKRRHGRLVDDAPRAANASPWLHGPWPLFAGAVALALLNFATLALSGRPWGVTSAFALWGAKLFSLAGIDVASWPYWSSHTNATALTSSVTRDVTSVMDAGIVLGAMAAAALAGRYAPLWRVHMRSLIAAVVGGLMLGYGARLAYGCNIGAYFSGIVSGSLHGWLWLVAAFAGNVIGTRLRPLFGLEVERIRQTGC